The following are encoded together in the Tepidiforma bonchosmolovskayae genome:
- a CDS encoding gluzincin family metallopeptidase — MKTRVLALLVAVWAAAGALTGAAPASAQQGQGLVSASETVYRLDTPAGTVRVHVRVEFLNQSQNGITTVPVYILPHAHDLAITRDGAPVQFTLDPGDEAAKRTAVASVTLPEPLQPKRRLTLEAAYTLPNTSGPLMTLEPGLIEVPFIGQGPGSWVFVDVPKSGDNVLDPGCLVGKDQPSEVKNAGLQRWVCGNVFLIALSADDPDILERCAALDERCRQRFDPGVFSAFALSVTDETRRGVLSAPVTMPDGRQVTMTLKFFRRDADWASRQFAIAKQAFPVLEALFGFKYPYTDVTMRQSYHIAAYGIAGVAFSGVGQVLLSHETGGIDDEVTIHELAHQWAGNTQLARPFLWEGLAEWATRAVAPQLGVAVRPTDWKSFGINEPLATWGSTAIGGPAAYWYGRSGDFWFAYEEAIGGRQNMTAVLSRIDDEPALWRLKEGWFMDQGEFLSDRNLDQLFLDWVFVPETAKPLLAERRAAHDLVRGLRSRAAEAGLGSGIPSDIYNNLIAWVFGPIAAQVAQADTIIAAYRSATELAAGAGLATPETVAVSWGRARLSETARLVEDQRQAVIAIQAAQAQLAGEPADSPFRQGIAKARELYEQGDFTSARAAASAGVTGRVNADAAAKLIALAKEKQASFSPGFFGRVGMLFTDPEAKLRAAEDALAAGDGTRALELAREAYDTWDGAAARGIQRLALLTSVMAALSFGVWVLLKRLEQPPPVKPLGKGHYLEAEGRRGSWRDWENTPE; from the coding sequence GTGAAGACTCGCGTCCTCGCGCTGCTGGTTGCCGTGTGGGCTGCCGCGGGCGCGCTCACTGGCGCTGCCCCGGCCTCCGCCCAGCAGGGGCAGGGGCTCGTGTCCGCCTCCGAGACGGTCTACCGCCTCGATACGCCGGCCGGAACGGTCCGCGTCCACGTCCGCGTCGAGTTCCTCAACCAGTCGCAGAACGGCATCACCACCGTCCCCGTCTACATCCTCCCCCACGCGCACGACCTTGCAATTACCCGCGACGGCGCTCCCGTCCAGTTCACGCTCGACCCGGGCGACGAAGCGGCGAAACGCACCGCCGTCGCCTCCGTCACACTCCCGGAGCCCCTCCAGCCGAAACGGCGCCTCACCCTCGAAGCCGCCTACACCCTTCCCAATACCTCCGGTCCCCTGATGACGCTCGAACCCGGGCTCATCGAGGTGCCGTTCATCGGACAGGGGCCGGGTTCGTGGGTCTTCGTCGATGTCCCGAAATCCGGCGACAACGTCCTCGACCCCGGCTGCCTCGTCGGGAAGGACCAGCCGTCCGAGGTGAAGAACGCCGGCCTCCAGCGCTGGGTCTGCGGCAACGTCTTTCTCATCGCCCTCTCGGCCGACGACCCCGACATCCTCGAGCGCTGCGCCGCCCTCGACGAACGCTGCCGCCAGCGGTTCGACCCCGGCGTCTTCTCCGCCTTCGCCCTGTCTGTCACCGACGAGACCCGCCGCGGCGTCCTCTCCGCGCCGGTGACGATGCCCGATGGCCGCCAGGTCACCATGACCCTGAAGTTCTTCCGCCGCGATGCGGACTGGGCTTCCCGGCAGTTCGCCATCGCGAAGCAGGCCTTCCCCGTCCTCGAAGCGCTCTTCGGCTTCAAGTACCCCTACACCGACGTCACCATGCGGCAGTCCTACCACATCGCCGCGTACGGCATCGCGGGTGTCGCCTTCTCCGGCGTCGGGCAGGTGCTCCTCTCGCACGAAACCGGCGGCATCGACGACGAGGTCACCATCCACGAGCTTGCCCACCAGTGGGCCGGCAACACCCAGCTCGCCCGCCCCTTCCTCTGGGAGGGGCTCGCCGAATGGGCGACCCGCGCGGTTGCGCCCCAGCTCGGTGTCGCCGTCAGGCCCACCGACTGGAAGTCGTTCGGCATCAACGAGCCGCTCGCAACCTGGGGCTCCACCGCCATAGGCGGCCCGGCCGCCTACTGGTATGGCCGCTCCGGCGATTTCTGGTTCGCCTACGAAGAAGCGATCGGCGGCCGCCAGAATATGACCGCCGTCCTCTCCCGCATCGATGACGAGCCCGCCCTCTGGCGCCTCAAAGAGGGCTGGTTCATGGACCAGGGCGAATTCCTCTCTGACCGCAACCTCGACCAGCTCTTTCTCGACTGGGTCTTCGTTCCTGAAACAGCAAAGCCGCTGCTCGCCGAGCGCCGCGCCGCCCATGACCTCGTCCGCGGGCTCCGCAGCCGCGCAGCCGAGGCCGGGCTCGGCTCCGGCATCCCCTCGGACATCTACAACAACCTGATCGCCTGGGTCTTCGGTCCGATCGCCGCCCAGGTCGCCCAGGCCGATACCATCATCGCCGCCTACCGCTCCGCCACTGAACTCGCCGCCGGGGCTGGCCTGGCGACCCCCGAAACCGTCGCCGTCTCCTGGGGCCGGGCGCGCCTCTCCGAAACCGCCCGCCTGGTCGAGGACCAGCGCCAGGCCGTCATCGCCATCCAGGCCGCACAAGCCCAGCTCGCCGGCGAGCCCGCCGATTCGCCCTTCCGCCAGGGCATCGCGAAGGCCCGCGAGTTGTACGAACAGGGTGACTTCACCAGCGCACGCGCCGCGGCTTCCGCGGGCGTCACCGGCCGCGTCAACGCCGATGCCGCTGCGAAGCTCATCGCCCTCGCGAAGGAGAAGCAGGCGTCCTTCAGCCCTGGTTTCTTTGGCCGCGTCGGCATGCTCTTCACCGACCCCGAGGCGAAGCTGCGTGCCGCCGAGGACGCCCTCGCTGCCGGCGACGGCACCCGCGCCCTGGAACTCGCCCGCGAGGCCTACGACACGTGGGATGGCGCCGCAGCGCGCGGCATTCAGCGGCTCGCGCTGCTCACGTCGGTCATGGCGGCCCTCAGTTTCGGCGTCTGGGTCCTCCTGAAGCGGCTCGAGCAGCCGCCGCCCGTCAAACCGCTCGGCAAGGGCCACTACCTCGAGGCCGAAGGGCGCCGCGGCAGCTGGCGCGACTGGGAAAATACCCCCGAGTAA
- a CDS encoding SDR family NAD(P)-dependent oxidoreductase produces the protein MAGRLNGRVAIVTGAGSQTEGIGNGRATAVLFAREGARVLLVDRRIEAAGLTARLIADEHGDAEPFAADVTSEAACRAMVERALERWGRLDILVNNVGIGIAKRITEVTLEEWELQMRVNVTSMVLASKHAIPAMVDTAGGGSIVNVSSIASQRGRGLAPYAASKGAVEALTRAMAADHGRDGIRVNAIAPGPAYTPMVSARGMPASVREARRKSTALGIEGTAWDIAWAAVYLASDEARWVTGVVLPVDGGVLVN, from the coding sequence ATGGCCGGCAGGCTGAACGGCAGGGTCGCCATTGTCACCGGCGCCGGCTCCCAGACTGAAGGCATCGGCAACGGACGCGCCACCGCCGTGCTCTTCGCGCGCGAGGGCGCCCGTGTGCTCCTGGTCGACCGCCGCATCGAGGCTGCCGGGCTCACGGCCCGCCTCATCGCCGATGAGCACGGCGACGCCGAGCCCTTTGCCGCCGACGTCACCAGCGAAGCTGCCTGCCGGGCGATGGTCGAACGCGCCCTCGAGCGCTGGGGCCGCCTCGACATCCTCGTCAACAACGTCGGCATCGGCATCGCAAAGCGCATCACCGAGGTCACGCTCGAAGAGTGGGAGCTCCAGATGCGGGTCAACGTGACCAGCATGGTCCTCGCCAGCAAGCACGCCATCCCCGCGATGGTCGATACCGCCGGCGGCGGTTCAATCGTCAACGTCTCCTCGATCGCCTCGCAGCGCGGGCGCGGCCTCGCACCCTACGCCGCTTCCAAGGGCGCCGTCGAGGCGCTGACCCGCGCCATGGCTGCCGACCACGGCCGCGACGGCATCCGCGTCAACGCCATCGCGCCCGGCCCCGCCTACACGCCCATGGTTTCCGCCCGCGGCATGCCGGCATCCGTCCGCGAGGCCCGCCGCAAATCAACCGCGCTCGGCATCGAAGGCACCGCCTGGGATATCGCCTGGGCCGCCGTCTACCTCGCCTCCGATGAGGCCCGGTGGGTCACCGGGGTCGTCCTCCCGGTCGATGGCGGCGTTCTCGTGAACTGA
- a CDS encoding ribonuclease H family protein: protein MTTYRCEACGEPFTLPASVRAKYPNWQPRRCLACQKRAERGSAAARNGSGTATAASAAPAAAPEEDPQTGIFTDGACQGNPGPGGWAAVFVRDGRVIEERHGFEPATTNNRMEWTAMIAGLEMAPRDEPITVYSDSQLVVRTLNEWAKGWEARGWKRKDGPVMNLDLVQRAWALKQQLPLVRVAWVRGHATSRWNAYADELATSHFQKDA from the coding sequence ATGACCACGTACCGGTGCGAGGCATGCGGCGAGCCGTTCACGCTTCCGGCCTCGGTCCGGGCGAAGTACCCGAACTGGCAGCCGCGGCGGTGCCTCGCGTGCCAAAAGCGCGCGGAGCGCGGGTCCGCGGCAGCGAGGAACGGTTCGGGAACGGCCACGGCGGCCTCCGCGGCTCCCGCGGCTGCACCCGAGGAAGACCCCCAGACGGGCATCTTTACCGACGGCGCCTGCCAGGGGAACCCGGGACCCGGCGGCTGGGCCGCGGTCTTCGTCCGCGACGGCAGGGTCATCGAGGAGCGGCACGGCTTCGAACCCGCGACGACGAACAACCGGATGGAGTGGACCGCGATGATTGCGGGGCTGGAGATGGCGCCGCGGGACGAGCCGATCACGGTCTATTCGGACAGCCAGCTGGTGGTGCGGACGCTCAATGAGTGGGCGAAGGGGTGGGAGGCCCGCGGGTGGAAGCGGAAGGACGGGCCGGTGATGAACCTGGACCTCGTGCAGCGGGCGTGGGCGCTGAAGCAGCAGCTCCCGCTGGTGCGGGTGGCGTGGGTGCGCGGGCATGCGACGTCGCGCTGGAACGCCTACGCCGACGAGCTGGCGACCTCACACTTCCAGAAGGACGCCTGA
- a CDS encoding DNA repair protein RecN encodes MLERLEITSFAVARNVAVDLGPGLTVFTGETGAGKSLVVDAVAFAFGARMGREVIAAGADRATVRAVLRLGRPTVIERTLTLGGRSTYRIDGQPARFEDVRALAEGFLDIHGQSEQLAILRPAVQLAALDEFAGLQADRTALASTVRELREVRRKLASLRSDARERERLIERLSFEVAEIDAAAPVPGDDESLRAEQARLGNAARLREEAERALAALDEPSIGEALAAVRAIAGRDPGAADLADLAGILETASVDLRRALRAYRDALDEDPERLAAVTERLDLLARLQRKYGDTIDAVLAYRDSAARQLADLTGAGASLEELEAAESRLLETLGRQAADLSARRRAAAGALVRAIAGELELLGMGGARLTVAFACDDDPAGPLVALPDYEVVTGAADEAAAPSPEPAPRAFTEAGVDRVEFLASFNPGEPPRPLGAVASGGETSRFLLALTVALGQATEGRLEVLDEVDEGVGGRTGAVVGRALRRLAGRHQVLCITHLPQVAAAADRHFVVEKRTDGRHTWSEVREVAGEARRAELAAMLGGVTAANLAAADELLGSAAAS; translated from the coding sequence GTGCTTGAACGGCTCGAAATCACCTCCTTCGCTGTTGCCCGCAACGTCGCCGTCGACCTCGGCCCCGGGCTGACCGTCTTCACTGGCGAAACCGGGGCCGGCAAGTCGCTGGTCGTCGATGCCGTCGCCTTCGCCTTCGGCGCGCGGATGGGCCGCGAGGTTATCGCCGCCGGCGCCGACCGCGCGACCGTCCGCGCCGTGCTCCGCCTCGGACGCCCCACGGTCATCGAACGCACACTCACGCTCGGCGGGCGCTCGACCTACCGCATCGACGGCCAGCCTGCCCGCTTCGAAGACGTCCGCGCCCTCGCCGAGGGCTTCCTCGATATCCACGGCCAGTCCGAGCAGCTCGCCATCCTCCGGCCGGCGGTCCAGCTTGCCGCGCTTGATGAGTTCGCCGGCCTCCAGGCCGACCGCACCGCGCTCGCCTCCACCGTTCGCGAGCTCCGCGAGGTCCGCCGAAAGCTCGCCTCCCTCCGCTCCGATGCCCGCGAGCGTGAGCGGCTCATCGAGCGCCTCTCCTTCGAGGTCGCCGAGATCGACGCCGCAGCGCCCGTCCCCGGCGACGACGAGTCGCTCCGCGCCGAGCAGGCGCGCCTCGGCAACGCTGCCCGCCTGCGCGAGGAAGCCGAGCGCGCACTCGCCGCCCTTGATGAACCGTCAATCGGCGAGGCGCTCGCCGCCGTGCGCGCTATCGCCGGCCGCGACCCCGGCGCGGCCGACCTCGCCGACCTCGCCGGCATCCTTGAAACCGCCAGCGTCGACCTCCGGCGTGCCCTCCGCGCCTACCGCGATGCGCTCGACGAAGACCCGGAGCGTCTGGCCGCCGTTACCGAGCGCCTCGACCTCCTCGCCCGGCTCCAGCGGAAGTATGGCGACACGATCGACGCCGTTCTCGCCTACCGCGACAGCGCAGCCCGCCAGCTCGCCGACCTCACCGGGGCCGGCGCTTCGCTCGAAGAGCTCGAGGCCGCCGAATCTCGGCTCCTCGAGACCCTCGGCCGCCAGGCCGCGGACCTTTCGGCCCGCCGCAGGGCCGCCGCTGGCGCGCTCGTCCGCGCCATCGCTGGCGAGCTGGAGCTCCTCGGCATGGGCGGCGCCCGCCTGACCGTCGCGTTCGCCTGCGATGACGACCCGGCCGGGCCGCTCGTCGCCCTCCCCGACTACGAGGTGGTCACCGGCGCCGCGGACGAAGCCGCCGCGCCCTCTCCAGAACCGGCCCCTCGCGCCTTCACCGAGGCCGGCGTCGACCGGGTCGAGTTCCTCGCCTCCTTCAACCCCGGCGAGCCCCCGCGGCCCCTCGGCGCAGTCGCCAGCGGCGGCGAAACGTCCCGGTTCCTCCTCGCCCTCACGGTAGCCCTCGGCCAGGCCACCGAAGGCCGGCTCGAAGTCCTTGACGAAGTCGACGAAGGCGTCGGCGGCCGGACCGGCGCGGTCGTCGGGCGCGCCCTGCGACGCCTCGCCGGGCGGCACCAGGTCCTCTGTATCACCCACCTCCCCCAGGTGGCTGCGGCCGCCGACCGCCACTTCGTCGTCGAGAAGCGGACTGATGGGCGCCACACCTGGTCCGAGGTCCGCGAGGTTGCCGGGGAGGCCCGCCGGGCCGAGCTTGCTGCCATGCTCGGCGGCGTTACTGCTGCCAATCTTGCTGCTGCCGACGAACTCCTCGGCTCAGCCGCCGCGTCCTGA
- a CDS encoding NAD(+)/NADH kinase: protein MLRRAVIFHAPRSEGALAFARQVAQEFGRRSIDAAVFDAWGPPPSDAIAASDLIVCVGGDGTVLRTARIAIPHATPILGVNMGRLGFLTDMSPRDFFNAIERVVAADWRLEERIMVHADVMADGAALHSFDGLNDIVVSRRSPGRPVYVDVHIDGARLAIFRCDGIIVATPTGSTGYSLSAGGPILAPTEHHLVLTPVSAHLALGRSLVLQPDSTIEMAVTSEQGAILSIDGQEDEPVAAGVRIVVRQSPHVTRFVRFREPSSFYAELAEKLEMQLSSTMNPSA, encoded by the coding sequence ATGCTGCGCCGCGCCGTGATCTTCCATGCACCCCGGAGCGAAGGCGCGCTCGCCTTCGCCCGCCAGGTTGCGCAGGAGTTCGGCCGCCGCAGCATCGATGCCGCCGTCTTCGATGCCTGGGGCCCGCCCCCCTCCGATGCCATCGCCGCCTCCGACCTGATCGTGTGCGTCGGCGGCGACGGCACTGTCCTGCGCACCGCCCGCATCGCCATCCCGCACGCCACGCCGATTCTCGGCGTCAATATGGGCCGCCTCGGCTTCCTCACCGACATGAGCCCGCGCGACTTCTTCAACGCCATCGAACGCGTCGTCGCTGCCGACTGGCGCCTCGAAGAGCGCATCATGGTCCACGCCGACGTCATGGCCGACGGCGCCGCCCTCCACTCCTTCGATGGCCTGAACGACATCGTCGTCAGCCGCCGCTCGCCCGGGCGCCCGGTCTACGTTGACGTGCACATCGACGGCGCCCGCCTCGCCATCTTCCGCTGCGACGGCATCATCGTCGCCACGCCCACGGGCTCCACCGGCTACTCGCTGAGCGCAGGCGGTCCCATCCTTGCCCCGACGGAGCACCACCTGGTGCTCACCCCCGTCTCGGCCCACCTCGCCCTCGGCCGCTCCCTCGTCCTCCAGCCCGATTCAACCATCGAGATGGCCGTCACCAGCGAACAGGGCGCCATCCTCAGCATCGACGGCCAGGAGGACGAGCCGGTCGCCGCTGGCGTGCGCATCGTCGTCCGGCAGAGCCCGCACGTCACCCGCTTCGTGCGCTTCCGCGAGCCCTCCAGCTTCTACGCCGAACTCGCCGAAAAGCTCGAAATGCAGCTCTCCAGCACCATGAACCCCAGTGCTTGA
- a CDS encoding TlyA family RNA methyltransferase: protein MARVRADLLLVQRGLAESREQARQLIMAGQVRTGTRTLVKPAEPLDPAAPLEVVEPLRYVSRGGLKLDAALREFGIDPSGCTCLDLGASTGGFTDCLLQHGAARVIAVDVGRGQLHRRLREDPRVTLLEGVNARDLPPLPPVDLVVADLSFISLEKVLPSVAARVPSGTPVIALLKPQFEAGPADVPAGGVIRDPAVLDRVRERFLAWVAAHGWATCGIIPSPIRGGDGNTEFLVLLRTPPAGDA, encoded by the coding sequence ATGGCCCGCGTCCGTGCCGACCTCCTCCTCGTCCAGCGCGGCCTCGCCGAATCCCGCGAGCAGGCCCGCCAGCTCATCATGGCCGGCCAGGTCCGCACCGGCACCCGCACGCTCGTCAAGCCCGCCGAACCGCTCGACCCTGCCGCGCCGCTCGAGGTGGTCGAACCGCTCCGCTACGTCTCCCGCGGCGGCCTCAAGCTCGACGCAGCCCTAAGGGAATTCGGAATCGACCCCTCCGGCTGCACCTGCCTCGACCTCGGCGCCTCGACCGGCGGCTTCACCGACTGCCTCCTCCAGCACGGCGCCGCCCGCGTCATCGCCGTCGATGTCGGGCGCGGTCAGCTCCACCGGCGGCTCCGCGAAGACCCGCGAGTCACCCTCCTCGAAGGCGTGAACGCGCGCGACCTCCCGCCGCTCCCGCCAGTCGACCTGGTCGTCGCCGACCTCTCCTTCATCTCCCTCGAAAAGGTTCTCCCTTCAGTGGCGGCGCGCGTTCCGTCGGGCACCCCCGTGATCGCCCTCCTCAAGCCCCAGTTCGAAGCCGGCCCCGCAGACGTTCCCGCCGGCGGCGTCATCCGCGACCCGGCCGTGCTCGACCGCGTCCGCGAGCGCTTCCTGGCCTGGGTGGCCGCCCACGGCTGGGCAACCTGTGGCATCATTCCATCGCCCATCCGCGGGGGCGACGGCAACACCGAATTCCTTGTCCTGCTGCGCACCCCGCCCGCCGGAGACGCCTGA